The DNA region ACCACCCTGGTTATCGGATTTATCTCCACTGGATAACGAATCGGTGAAAATAAAAATAATACATATTCAAACAAATGTAGTAGACCATGTGCCTCTTTGACGAGCAGGGTCAAGCCAGCCGCAGCAAAGCCAATGCCATATAGACCGGCAATCAAAAGAATCAAAAAGAAGACAATTGGAAATATTTTATAAAGTGTCACCTGTAAACCAAAAATTATCACACATATTCCCAGTTGAATGATAACATAAGTTGTAGCAAGAAGGGAATTGAATATTGCCTTGCCCAGTAAAATGTAAACCGGTTTTACTGGCGCTGACAAAATATGTTCAAGTGTGCCATAATATGTCTCATCCCGCATTGCAAATCCCATGCTCCAGACCGAAGAACCCATATAGGTGCTGATTATCGCCCCGATTAAGACATAGGGAATAAATTCGGTTGTACCTGCAACTGCCCCAAAGTTTTCACTGCTCAAACCACCAATCAATGCCTTTCCCTGAAAAATCAAAGGAATTGCCCACAGAAGTGGTGAAAATATCCAGAAGGCAATCTCAATCGGATAGGCGAGTAAGATTTTGTAACTCTTTCTTAATTCAGCAAAGATGACATTCATTCATTAAACCCCCAGTACCAGTCCGCCACGATTTTTGGCGGACCAAATCCCAAACAATTCCCAAATTCCAATTTACTAAACAAACAACCATTCCTGATTATCATACTTTAATCAACATATTAAAAATTAGCATTTTTATTTCAACCTAACAACCCTCTCCTTCATTTCAACAATATTGCCTTTTCTATATGGATAAAATCACCCGCATCTAACCTAATGAAATATACACCCGGTGGAAGTTTCCGACCCAGATCATCATCACCATCCCAAAGAGTTGATGATTGGTAATTGGTTAAATGGTTAAATTGTTTTACCAAACGACCACTTATATCAAAGATCTTTATACTGGTTATCGGC from candidate division WOR-3 bacterium includes:
- a CDS encoding ABC transporter permease, which codes for MNVIFAELRKSYKILLAYPIEIAFWIFSPLLWAIPLIFQGKALIGGLSSENFGAVAGTTEFIPYVLIGAIISTYMGSSVWSMGFAMRDETYYGTLEHILSAPVKPVYILLGKAIFNSLLATTYVIIQLGICVIIFGLQVTLYKIFPIVFFLILLIAGLYGIGFAAAGLTLLVKEAHGLLHLFEYVLFLFSPIRYPVEINPITRVVSIFIPLTYALIALRGLLLNIEFNFWKNSLILIIIDLIIIPLGLYIFNWVDRYTRQKGTLAEY